The following proteins are co-located in the Clostridiales bacterium genome:
- a CDS encoding phage head-tail adapter protein: MQTPKLLALLPQEFICTPDGMEVDRDGNLILACPNFADMSMPSCIAKIDTDGIVTKWFDVPLLEKTMEARAMGLAFGPDWDLYIVDNQGWSGEERLKFQGRILRVRMNGNGIEKVTVVAEGMEHPNGIRIKGEYLYVTQSTMEKVKTESGKLMSCVYRFHLDDEAIHITNTLEDPNIFATWITHNPDDQYGVDGIVFDHEGNLYVGNFGDGEIFKLTFKEDGSIKENALFAKDPENLRSTDGMTIDEFGNIYVADFVVNAIAKIDREGRVKRIAQSPDTNGFNGELDQPGEPCVWNGKIAVSCFDCVVGSDKVNTAHELPATMSLLAIEP, encoded by the coding sequence ATGCAGACACCGAAACTATTGGCACTGCTGCCACAGGAATTCATATGCACGCCAGATGGAATGGAAGTGGATCGGGATGGAAATCTAATCCTGGCGTGTCCCAATTTTGCAGACATGTCCATGCCAAGCTGTATCGCAAAGATTGACACTGACGGAATCGTTACAAAATGGTTTGATGTACCGTTGCTCGAGAAAACAATGGAAGCCAGAGCCATGGGCCTTGCATTCGGTCCGGATTGGGACTTATATATTGTAGACAACCAGGGCTGGTCCGGTGAAGAGAGGCTGAAATTTCAGGGCCGAATTCTCCGTGTTCGCATGAATGGCAACGGTATAGAAAAGGTTACTGTTGTTGCTGAGGGTATGGAGCATCCCAACGGAATCCGCATCAAGGGAGAATATTTGTATGTGACCCAGAGCACCATGGAAAAGGTGAAAACGGAATCGGGAAAACTAATGAGCTGTGTTTACCGTTTCCATCTGGATGATGAAGCCATACATATTACAAATACTTTGGAAGATCCCAACATCTTTGCAACGTGGATTACCCATAACCCCGACGATCAGTACGGCGTGGACGGAATCGTATTCGATCACGAGGGAAACTTGTATGTCGGGAACTTTGGAGACGGAGAGATCTTCAAGCTGACGTTCAAAGAAGACGGCAGTATTAAAGAGAATGCACTGTTTGCAAAAGACCCAGAGAATCTGAGGTCTACCGACGGAATGACCATCGATGAATTCGGCAACATCTATGTAGCGGATTTCGTTGTGAATGCCATTGCCAAAATTGACCGGGAAGGACGTGTGAAACGCATCGCTCAGAGTCCTGATACCAATGGATTCAACGGAGAACTGGATCAGCCCGGCGAGCCCTGCGTCTGGAACGGAAAGATTGCGGTCTCCTGTTTCGACTGTGTGGTAGGGAGCGACAAAGTAAACACCGCTCACGAGCTGCCCGCAACGATGAGTCTTCTCGCGATTGAGCCATAG
- a CDS encoding ROK family protein produces MNAGSNNMEVRKVNKNRAFRYICRKERVSKPEIASALGVSVPTVLQLVNLLEEENLVLEAGECDSKGGRKARAVRPNWDAAYAVGLDITKNHIGLIYTNLSKQVLEHIRIYKTFRDTEDYYKEVTDTLKAFVREHKIPEDRITGVGISIPGIVDGKNNRIERSHVLNLYDVSCERFAKYLPYPAILINDANAAGRTEIDSERSSHNLIYLSLSNSVGGSVIMGDIYSGDHWRSGEFGHMIVAEQGGMCYCGKRGCFDVCCSALRLAGLAEGKLENFFQGLEDGNVLYQSAWEEYLSYLATMVENLHMVLDCDIILGGYVGGFMGPYLSDFQGRIAGNNIFGNTGAYVKTCKYQYEAAALGAALFFIEQFMREI; encoded by the coding sequence ATGAACGCAGGCAGCAACAATATGGAGGTAAGAAAAGTCAATAAGAATAGAGCATTTCGCTATATATGCCGGAAGGAACGGGTATCAAAGCCAGAAATTGCCTCTGCACTTGGCGTCAGTGTGCCCACAGTGCTCCAACTGGTCAATCTGCTGGAAGAGGAGAATCTCGTTCTCGAAGCTGGGGAATGTGATTCCAAGGGCGGCAGAAAGGCCAGAGCGGTGAGACCCAATTGGGACGCTGCCTATGCAGTGGGGTTGGATATTACAAAAAATCATATCGGGCTGATCTATACTAATTTATCAAAGCAGGTTCTGGAGCATATCAGAATTTATAAGACTTTCCGGGATACGGAAGACTATTATAAAGAGGTTACAGATACCCTAAAAGCATTTGTTCGTGAGCATAAAATTCCGGAAGATCGGATTACAGGAGTAGGAATCTCAATCCCAGGGATCGTAGATGGGAAAAATAACAGGATTGAGCGGTCTCATGTACTAAATCTCTATGACGTTTCCTGCGAGCGATTTGCCAAGTATCTTCCTTATCCTGCAATTTTGATCAATGATGCCAATGCTGCAGGAAGGACTGAAATTGACAGCGAAAGAAGCAGCCACAATCTCATTTACCTTTCGCTGAGCAACAGTGTAGGGGGATCGGTCATCATGGGAGACATATACAGCGGTGATCACTGGCGATCCGGTGAGTTTGGGCATATGATTGTTGCAGAGCAGGGAGGAATGTGCTATTGCGGGAAAAGGGGCTGCTTTGATGTGTGCTGCTCTGCACTCAGACTGGCTGGGCTTGCAGAGGGGAAGCTGGAAAACTTCTTTCAGGGGTTGGAAGACGGGAATGTGCTTTATCAGAGTGCATGGGAGGAATATCTTTCTTATCTGGCAACTATGGTGGAAAACCTCCATATGGTTCTTGACTGTGATATTATACTGGGCGGCTATGTGGGGGGCTTTATGGGACCGTATCTTAGTGATTTTCAAGGAAGGATTGCCGGAAACAACATTTTTGGAAACACAGGGGCCTATGTGAAGACCTGCAAGTATCAATACGAAGCTGCTGCATTAGGCGCCGCACTTTTCTTTATCGAACAGTTCATGAGAGAAATCTGA
- a CDS encoding NAD(P)-dependent alcohol dehydrogenase, protein MKAAVMTGIGQIEFVEAAMPVPGEDEVLVKLEYVGICGSDLHYYENGRIGSYIVEPPFVLGHEPGGIIVEAGKNVTHLKVGDRVALEPGKTCGKCRFCREGKYNLCPDVIFFATPPVGGVFQEYVAHDASLCFKLPDEVSTLEGALIEPLAVGFHAAGQGNAHAGQKAIVFGAGCIGLVTMMALKARGVTNVTVVDVMEKRLEKALELGAASVVNAVREDVLARSVELTGGEGFDLAIETAGTELTASQCIHSVRKGAEIVLVGYGKSGMMNLPMSLALDKEVTFKTVFRYRHIYPMAIEAVASGRVNLKGIVTHQYDFDHMKEAMDNCVKDKANIVKAVIKFA, encoded by the coding sequence ATGAAAGCAGCTGTGATGACCGGAATCGGACAAATCGAGTTTGTCGAAGCAGCAATGCCGGTTCCCGGAGAGGATGAGGTTCTCGTGAAGCTGGAATATGTAGGGATCTGCGGCAGCGATCTGCATTATTACGAGAACGGAAGAATTGGCAGTTATATCGTGGAGCCGCCCTTTGTACTGGGACATGAACCGGGTGGCATCATTGTGGAGGCGGGTAAAAATGTTACCCATCTGAAGGTAGGGGACAGGGTAGCGCTGGAGCCGGGGAAGACCTGCGGGAAGTGCCGCTTTTGCAGAGAAGGTAAGTACAATTTATGTCCTGATGTAATTTTCTTTGCAACACCGCCGGTTGGTGGAGTGTTCCAGGAGTATGTGGCACATGATGCGTCTTTATGCTTTAAGCTGCCGGATGAGGTAAGCACGTTGGAAGGGGCTTTGATCGAGCCCTTGGCAGTGGGATTTCATGCTGCAGGACAAGGGAATGCCCATGCAGGACAGAAAGCAATTGTGTTCGGAGCAGGATGTATCGGACTTGTGACTATGATGGCACTAAAGGCGCGAGGTGTCACCAACGTGACGGTTGTTGATGTGATGGAAAAGAGACTGGAAAAAGCGTTGGAACTGGGTGCAGCTTCGGTAGTTAATGCGGTGAGGGAAGACGTCCTCGCGCGGTCAGTAGAATTAACCGGGGGAGAGGGCTTTGATCTGGCCATTGAGACAGCGGGAACAGAACTTACGGCCAGTCAGTGTATTCATTCAGTGAGAAAAGGAGCAGAGATCGTATTGGTAGGCTACGGAAAATCCGGAATGATGAATCTTCCCATGAGCCTGGCACTTGACAAAGAAGTTACGTTTAAGACAGTATTCCGGTATCGCCATATTTACCCCATGGCAATTGAGGCTGTGGCTTCGGGAAGGGTCAACCTGAAAGGAATCGTCACCCATCAATATGACTTTGACCACATGAAAGAAGCCATGGATAACTGCGTCAAAGATAAAGCAAACATTGTAAAAGCAGTAATTAAATTCGCTTGA
- a CDS encoding zinc-dependent alcohol dehydrogenase family protein gives MKAIVYNAPRDYELKEIPRPVIKPNQVLIKVAACGVCRTDMHIHEGDFISAFPLTPGHEFTGEIAEVGSQVTELSVGDRVVGDNTVLCGECYYCRRNQPLFCENFYSLGCNGPGGYAEYVAVNHDKVFPISDNLTYDQAIFVEPLACAIHGMDVIAPKCGDDVLIFGAGPTGILLAQLLKHGGAANVVVCASSQEKLNLIQKNGYAQTVWMDRKDYSVHTNVLKEMYPQGFDIVIDATGAPEVLEQCFEFPKKTGKIVIYGVCSSDAKITISPYQIFSNELKVLGSFAQTHCFDRAVKYLENGVIKVDDLVAGHFSLKEFGDVMDVMVNGKGLLKLIVNP, from the coding sequence ATGAAAGCAATTGTATATAATGCACCAAGAGACTATGAACTGAAAGAAATTCCAAGGCCGGTGATCAAACCCAATCAAGTCCTGATTAAGGTCGCAGCCTGCGGCGTGTGCAGAACAGATATGCATATTCACGAAGGAGACTTTATTTCAGCATTTCCGTTGACACCGGGGCATGAATTTACCGGTGAAATCGCCGAGGTTGGTTCCCAGGTAACGGAGCTTTCTGTGGGCGATCGGGTTGTGGGAGACAATACGGTTCTCTGTGGAGAATGTTATTACTGCAGAAGAAATCAGCCGCTGTTCTGTGAGAACTTTTACTCTTTAGGATGCAATGGGCCCGGAGGTTACGCAGAATATGTGGCGGTCAACCATGACAAGGTATTTCCAATCAGTGACAACTTAACCTACGATCAGGCAATCTTTGTAGAACCGCTGGCATGTGCCATTCATGGCATGGATGTCATCGCACCCAAATGCGGTGACGATGTACTGATCTTCGGCGCGGGGCCCACGGGGATTCTGCTGGCCCAGCTGCTGAAACATGGCGGGGCAGCAAATGTCGTCGTATGTGCATCTTCTCAGGAAAAGCTGAATCTGATCCAAAAGAATGGATATGCTCAAACCGTATGGATGGACCGCAAGGATTATTCCGTCCATACAAACGTCTTAAAAGAAATGTATCCTCAGGGTTTTGATATTGTGATTGATGCGACAGGGGCGCCTGAGGTATTGGAACAATGTTTCGAATTTCCTAAAAAAACCGGAAAAATAGTAATCTACGGTGTCTGCTCCAGTGACGCTAAAATTACAATCAGTCCCTACCAAATTTTCAGTAATGAATTAAAGGTGTTGGGCTCCTTCGCCCAGACCCACTGCTTTGATCGGGCGGTAAAATACCTTGAAAACGGTGTGATTAAAGTTGACGATCTGGTAGCAGGACATTTTTCTTTGAAAGAGTTCGGCGACGTAATGGATGTTATGGTCAACGGCAAGGGGCTTTTAAAGCTGATCGTGAATCCCTAA
- a CDS encoding sugar ABC transporter substrate-binding protein, with protein sequence MKLRRITSLLLVAALAIAGTLTGCGSQPSETTDTPANSGTVAEDIDYANFTIDPSKIPQEKLDTTLYVATSVRGLENPYIVTITEGMDEFCKYLDSIGQKYEKQVLDSGGSNDVEIDNMKQFAAKAKGNAIAYADPNEAAIAPSLAEAMASSGGYIGTAWNKPDDASPQDYDPNWVIHTSADNVTNGKATAKALFDNMGGKGKVFVIEGMLGNTASIDRVKGFEQALKEYPDIEVAHQDTANWATDQALTLVETWLNDTPDVGGIWCANDNMATGALQALDKKNLKGKVGVTGIDANTDIVEAVKAGNVVATVSSNGYLQSGYTLAICYAAWAGLIDPAQMPEEYRVFLTPAVMVKADNVDSYIAEYVDSVPKMDFAKIFSCKAD encoded by the coding sequence ATGAAATTGAGGAGAATCACTTCATTATTGCTGGTGGCAGCACTTGCAATAGCAGGCACATTGACGGGCTGCGGCTCACAACCGTCTGAAACAACCGATACACCGGCAAATTCGGGTACTGTTGCAGAAGATATTGATTATGCTAACTTCACAATTGATCCAAGTAAGATTCCACAGGAAAAGCTCGACACGACATTATACGTAGCAACATCGGTACGTGGGCTTGAAAATCCTTACATAGTAACCATTACAGAAGGCATGGATGAATTCTGTAAATATCTGGACAGCATCGGACAGAAATACGAAAAGCAGGTATTGGACTCCGGTGGGTCCAACGACGTAGAAATTGATAACATGAAACAGTTTGCAGCAAAGGCAAAGGGCAATGCCATCGCTTATGCTGACCCCAACGAAGCAGCAATCGCTCCTTCCCTTGCAGAAGCTATGGCATCCTCCGGCGGATATATCGGTACCGCATGGAACAAGCCTGACGATGCAAGCCCGCAGGACTACGATCCAAACTGGGTAATCCATACTTCTGCGGATAATGTAACCAACGGAAAGGCTACGGCAAAAGCACTGTTCGATAACATGGGCGGAAAAGGAAAGGTATTCGTAATCGAAGGAATGCTGGGAAATACCGCATCGATTGACAGAGTAAAAGGCTTTGAGCAGGCATTAAAGGAATATCCGGACATCGAAGTTGCGCATCAGGACACCGCCAACTGGGCTACGGATCAGGCGCTGACCTTGGTTGAAACATGGCTGAACGATACTCCTGACGTAGGCGGGATCTGGTGTGCCAATGATAATATGGCAACCGGTGCACTGCAGGCTCTGGACAAAAAGAACCTGAAAGGTAAGGTTGGTGTGACCGGTATTGACGCTAACACGGATATCGTCGAGGCAGTTAAGGCAGGCAACGTTGTCGCAACGGTTTCTTCCAATGGCTATCTCCAGTCAGGATATACCCTGGCAATCTGTTATGCAGCATGGGCCGGACTGATCGATCCTGCACAGATGCCGGAAGAATATAGGGTGTTCTTAACACCAGCTGTAATGGTAAAGGCTGACAATGTAGATTCTTATATTGCAGAATATGTAGATTCAGTTCCCAAAATGGACTTTGCTAAGATCTTCAGCTGCAAAGCAGACTAA
- a CDS encoding ABC transporter permease has product MGKEKLAALSITEEFASKIKADNQKERLTKWAPVFVLIALFLVFSLILGGSFASGSNLVSIMNQWAIPLLVALGLTFVIMLGSIDLSIDGTVGMAGSLAAVFVLNSRNGNDMGVWGLFLAVFCSVIIGFMIGTIHVKLKIPSFMVSFAFMNICAGIGLLSYGGKPPTIKDEFIASIAKSSFLEIPIITWVALLVFVLCLYIQECTPFGRHIYAVGTDETIPKAVGINVNKVKIKVFTLAGFCFGVAGVLGAIRLGQGQVSIGADLMFPANAAVVIGGTALTGGKGGVVNTVVGTLIMTVLFNGLTMMGVNPNIKTGVQGLIILIAVALTVKRGSTIISK; this is encoded by the coding sequence ATGGGAAAAGAAAAGCTTGCAGCGTTGTCCATTACAGAAGAGTTTGCTTCCAAGATTAAAGCAGATAATCAAAAGGAGCGACTTACGAAGTGGGCACCTGTCTTTGTGCTTATTGCATTGTTTCTTGTATTTTCATTGATATTGGGAGGGTCATTTGCCAGCGGAAGCAACCTTGTGTCAATCATGAATCAGTGGGCGATCCCGCTGCTGGTTGCCCTTGGTCTTACCTTTGTCATTATGCTGGGCAGCATTGATTTATCCATTGATGGTACAGTGGGGATGGCAGGATCTTTGGCAGCGGTTTTTGTACTGAACAGCCGCAACGGAAATGACATGGGAGTATGGGGACTTTTTCTCGCCGTATTCTGCAGTGTCATCATTGGATTTATGATTGGAACCATTCATGTAAAGCTGAAAATACCTTCTTTTATGGTCAGCTTTGCGTTCATGAATATCTGTGCAGGCATCGGGCTGCTGTCTTATGGAGGAAAACCACCGACAATTAAAGATGAATTTATAGCATCAATCGCGAAATCCAGTTTCCTTGAAATCCCAATCATAACATGGGTTGCATTACTGGTTTTTGTGCTGTGCCTATACATACAGGAATGCACTCCCTTCGGCCGACATATCTACGCGGTAGGAACCGATGAAACCATTCCAAAGGCTGTTGGAATCAATGTTAACAAGGTTAAAATCAAAGTCTTTACCTTGGCAGGCTTCTGCTTCGGGGTTGCAGGGGTTTTAGGAGCAATTCGGCTTGGACAGGGTCAGGTTTCCATTGGGGCGGATCTCATGTTTCCTGCCAATGCTGCTGTGGTTATCGGAGGAACCGCTCTTACCGGAGGGAAAGGCGGGGTGGTAAATACCGTAGTGGGTACTTTGATCATGACCGTGCTTTTCAACGGACTGACTATGATGGGTGTCAACCCCAACATCAAAACGGGCGTGCAGGGCCTGATCATTCTGATTGCGGTGGCATTGACGGTAAAACGCGGTTCCACTATTATCAGCAAATAG
- a CDS encoding sugar ABC transporter ATP-binding protein, which translates to MEEKKLLFSAKNITKSFHGTQALKGVDLDVYEGEVIGLIGENGAGKSTLLKIIIGAQPPSSGEMFMHGSKFEPKTPLEANAAGVGMVYQEQSLITNLSVGQNIFFGHEKEFVQLGFVRWRKMYEEAQKVLEAVGSGHINPRKKVIDLNFATRQMIEIAKVVNVTKSANANGKCLILLDEPTSVLNEGEVKVLFEEIRKLKALGHSVIFVSHRLDEVLEISDRVYVYKDGENAGNMPIEEATETKMYEMMVGHESSSEYYKLDKQIIPGEEVVLEVKDLGLWGRFKHCNFKLHKGEILGLCGVVGSGKEEICSVICGDEKPTYGEVILKGKPVKYSEPSQALKDGTLLIPKERMYEGIVRGLPVEDNIAMSNTKRLKKNGLVSKKAISNQAEKYIKLLNIKTRGKDELVIQLSGGNQQKVVFARALASEADILILNHPTRGVDVGAKEEIYSLIRDMVAGGKSVILLGDTLDECISMSNRVFVMKDGLITGEFSAAADAKPSQVQIVSMMV; encoded by the coding sequence ATGGAAGAGAAAAAATTACTTTTTAGCGCGAAAAACATTACCAAGTCCTTTCATGGCACACAAGCACTCAAAGGTGTTGATCTGGATGTGTATGAAGGAGAAGTCATCGGATTAATCGGCGAAAATGGAGCCGGAAAATCTACCTTGCTTAAAATCATCATCGGTGCTCAACCCCCCTCATCCGGGGAAATGTTCATGCACGGCAGCAAGTTTGAGCCAAAAACCCCTCTGGAAGCCAATGCGGCTGGAGTCGGAATGGTTTATCAGGAACAATCCCTGATTACCAACCTGTCTGTGGGGCAGAATATTTTCTTTGGTCACGAAAAAGAGTTTGTTCAATTGGGATTTGTTCGCTGGAGAAAAATGTATGAGGAAGCGCAAAAGGTTCTGGAAGCTGTTGGCAGCGGGCATATCAATCCTCGGAAAAAGGTAATCGATCTAAATTTTGCTACAAGGCAAATGATCGAAATCGCCAAGGTCGTCAATGTTACAAAGTCAGCAAATGCAAACGGAAAATGTTTAATTTTATTAGACGAGCCCACTTCTGTGCTGAATGAAGGGGAAGTAAAAGTATTATTTGAAGAAATTAGAAAATTAAAAGCCCTAGGGCATTCTGTCATATTTGTCTCACACAGACTGGATGAAGTACTGGAAATCTCCGATCGGGTATATGTCTACAAAGACGGCGAGAACGCTGGAAATATGCCTATCGAAGAGGCGACGGAAACGAAGATGTACGAAATGATGGTGGGACACGAAAGCTCATCAGAATATTACAAACTGGATAAGCAGATCATCCCAGGTGAAGAGGTGGTGCTTGAAGTAAAGGATCTGGGTCTGTGGGGCCGGTTTAAACACTGCAATTTCAAGCTCCACAAAGGAGAAATTCTCGGGCTTTGCGGCGTGGTCGGCTCTGGGAAAGAAGAAATTTGCTCTGTTATCTGCGGTGATGAGAAGCCTACCTACGGAGAAGTAATCTTAAAGGGAAAGCCCGTGAAATATTCAGAGCCTTCCCAGGCATTAAAGGATGGGACTCTGCTGATTCCAAAAGAAAGAATGTATGAGGGTATCGTCAGAGGGCTGCCGGTGGAGGACAATATCGCAATGTCAAATACAAAGCGGCTGAAAAAGAACGGTCTGGTTTCTAAAAAGGCCATCTCCAACCAAGCGGAAAAATATATTAAGCTGCTGAATATTAAGACCAGAGGAAAAGACGAACTGGTGATCCAGTTGTCGGGAGGGAATCAGCAAAAGGTGGTATTCGCTCGCGCGCTGGCTTCAGAAGCGGATATTCTAATTCTGAATCACCCGACCCGTGGTGTCGATGTTGGTGCAAAAGAAGAAATCTACAGCCTGATTCGTGACATGGTTGCAGGAGGAAAGTCGGTTATCCTGCTGGGCGATACGCTGGACGAATGTATCAGTATGAGCAACCGTGTTTTCGTTATGAAAGACGGTCTGATTACCGGAGAATTCAGCGCGGCAGCAGACGCCAAGCCGAGTCAGGTTCAGATCGTTAGTATGATGGTATAG
- a CDS encoding ABC transporter permease has product MIKINRNNFAIYFSISIIVLLTIIFTALESTFLSYANISNLLSDTAPLMIMAAGMTPILLLGSIDLSVGSMCSVANVMALSIIMQFKESGMPIPLIMLIAFCSTLIFSVGAGILLGLIHVKLKIPSFIASLAFLSIWSSVALLISNAPVSIPKKLWGTIEWYKWSIGPLGLPLILSLTLIFIYYIFLTRTSFGKGIYAIGGNERAARIAGIQVDKIKIAVFAINGFCASFGAILLMAKAKSSAPTVGESFTLMVISAVVLGGTALIGGKGNILNTILGVFTVAMIKNGMNIVGVDVFWQKIVFGAIILIAIAINTDRSSRSFIVK; this is encoded by the coding sequence ATGATAAAAATTAACAGAAACAATTTTGCTATCTATTTTAGTATTTCCATAATTGTATTGCTCACCATTATATTTACGGCTTTGGAAAGTACATTTTTAAGTTATGCGAACATCAGCAATCTCCTGAGCGATACTGCACCGCTGATGATTATGGCAGCTGGTATGACACCCATTTTGCTTTTGGGTTCCATAGATTTATCCGTTGGGTCCATGTGTTCTGTAGCAAATGTAATGGCGCTGAGCATCATTATGCAGTTTAAAGAATCAGGCATGCCGATTCCATTGATTATGCTCATTGCATTTTGCTCAACGCTGATTTTTTCTGTGGGAGCTGGAATCTTGCTGGGACTCATTCATGTAAAATTAAAGATTCCATCATTTATCGCATCACTGGCATTCCTCTCTATCTGGAGTTCCGTTGCATTGCTCATATCCAACGCGCCGGTTTCCATTCCCAAAAAGCTTTGGGGAACCATTGAATGGTATAAATGGTCCATAGGTCCTCTGGGTCTGCCGCTGATATTATCGCTGACACTGATCTTTATTTACTACATATTTCTGACGAGGACCTCCTTTGGAAAGGGGATCTATGCAATCGGCGGAAACGAAAGAGCTGCTCGTATCGCAGGAATTCAAGTAGACAAAATTAAGATTGCTGTCTTTGCAATCAATGGTTTCTGTGCGTCCTTCGGTGCGATCTTACTGATGGCCAAGGCAAAGAGCTCTGCTCCAACCGTGGGTGAGTCCTTCACCCTGATGGTTATTTCTGCAGTTGTCCTCGGTGGAACCGCGCTCATCGGCGGAAAAGGAAATATCCTGAACACGATCCTGGGAGTGTTCACCGTGGCAATGATCAAAAACGGAATGAATATTGTCGGCGTTGATGTATTCTGGCAAAAGATCGTCTTCGGCGCCATTATTCTCATCGCAATCGCAATCAATACGGACAGATCATCAAGAAGCTTCATTGTTAAATAA
- a CDS encoding aldo/keto reductase produces MDFVTLKNGVKMPKLGFGVFQTPDGIQTEDAVKWALEAGYRHIDTAMIYGNECSIGKAVEESEVPREEIFLTTKLWNEDIRRDNTLQAFEESLERLRTDYLDLYLIHWPADGFEKAWIEMEKIYAAGRAKAIGVSNFQPHHLETLETISTLRPAVNQIESNPYFSNQDVIDYCSEREISVTVWSPLGGTGGSILDDPVLNELSEKYKKSPAQVVIRWHLQRGVVVIPKSLHQNRISSNFDVFDFELCKDDLERINLLNRNMRSGADPDHFDF; encoded by the coding sequence ATGGATTTCGTGACACTGAAGAATGGAGTCAAAATGCCGAAGCTGGGGTTTGGTGTCTTTCAGACCCCGGATGGGATTCAGACGGAGGATGCGGTTAAATGGGCCCTGGAGGCAGGCTATCGGCATATTGATACTGCAATGATCTACGGGAATGAGTGCAGCATTGGAAAGGCTGTAGAAGAGAGCGAAGTTCCCAGAGAAGAAATCTTTCTGACTACAAAACTATGGAATGAAGACATCCGTCGAGACAATACGCTTCAGGCCTTCGAAGAGAGTCTGGAAAGATTGCGGACAGATTACCTGGATTTGTATCTCATTCATTGGCCCGCTGACGGATTTGAAAAGGCGTGGATCGAGATGGAAAAAATCTATGCGGCCGGCAGGGCAAAAGCCATTGGAGTTTCCAATTTTCAGCCGCATCACCTGGAAACACTTGAAACAATCTCCACCCTGCGGCCGGCAGTAAATCAGATTGAGTCAAATCCGTATTTTAGCAATCAGGATGTGATTGATTACTGCAGTGAAAGAGAAATTTCTGTCACCGTATGGAGCCCTCTGGGAGGAACAGGCGGAAGCATTCTTGACGATCCGGTACTCAATGAGCTTTCAGAAAAGTACAAGAAATCACCGGCCCAGGTTGTTATTCGCTGGCACTTGCAAAGAGGCGTGGTTGTGATCCCAAAATCACTGCATCAGAACCGTATTTCATCAAACTTTGATGTCTTTGACTTCGAACTTTGCAAGGACGATTTGGAACGGATCAATCTTTTGAATCGGAATATGAGATCGGGCGCTGACCCGGATCACTTTGATTTTTAG
- a CDS encoding sugar phosphate isomerase/epimerase — translation MEYGIYYAYWEQEWDAAGFSKYADKIAKLGFDVLEINGTPLPKYSQKEIKELKSCADAVGIQITTGYGPVYEHDMGSADEAIRRAALEWYKKLFYVMEQLDSHVLGGAIYSHWPIDYSRGVRKEDDWKRSVEGMQILGPLAKKHGITLGMEILNRFENHILNTAEEGVRFVKEVGLGNVKVMLDTFHMNIEEDSLRDAILLAGPYLGHFHVGECNRKLPGNGRIPWKEVMCALREVAYQGCVTMEPFVRMGGRVGEDIKIWRDLSGNATVADLDQAAERALSYLKNIAGI, via the coding sequence ATGGAATACGGGATCTATTACGCCTACTGGGAGCAGGAATGGGATGCAGCAGGTTTCTCCAAATATGCAGATAAGATTGCAAAACTTGGCTTTGATGTTCTGGAAATCAACGGAACTCCTCTCCCGAAATACTCGCAGAAGGAAATCAAGGAACTAAAGTCCTGTGCTGACGCAGTAGGAATCCAAATAACCACAGGCTATGGTCCTGTCTACGAGCACGATATGGGCTCTGCCGATGAGGCAATTCGAAGAGCAGCCCTAGAATGGTATAAAAAACTGTTCTATGTAATGGAGCAGCTGGATAGTCATGTACTGGGTGGGGCGATTTACTCCCATTGGCCAATCGATTACAGCAGGGGCGTGAGGAAAGAGGACGACTGGAAAAGAAGCGTTGAAGGGATGCAGATCCTAGGACCGCTGGCAAAGAAGCACGGCATTACGTTAGGGATGGAAATACTCAATCGTTTCGAAAATCACATTTTGAATACAGCAGAAGAAGGGGTTCGCTTTGTGAAAGAGGTGGGCCTTGGAAATGTGAAAGTCATGCTGGATACCTTCCATATGAATATCGAGGAAGACAGTCTCCGGGACGCAATTCTCCTGGCGGGGCCCTATCTTGGCCATTTCCATGTGGGTGAGTGCAACCGAAAGCTTCCAGGGAATGGACGGATCCCATGGAAGGAAGTTATGTGCGCACTCCGGGAGGTTGCATATCAGGGCTGTGTCACCATGGAGCCATTTGTGAGAATGGGCGGACGTGTGGGAGAGGACATCAAGATCTGGCGGGATTTGAGCGGAAATGCGACGGTGGCCGATTTGGATCAGGCAGCAGAAAGGGCTCTTTCCTACTTAAAAAATATAGCAGGAATATAA